The Terriglobus roseus sequence CGCCGAGCAGCCCGTCAAGGGTCCGCTCCATCAGGCGACCGATGTGTGGAAGGGCCGAGACCACGAAGCTGAGATTGCTTCCATAGATCTCATCGAGACGAATATGCGGATCGAAGATGCGCGTCTCACGACCTTTGCCGAGCAGGTGCTCGACGATGGTGATAACAGGGCTCTCACGAAGGTCGTCCGTGTCTTCCTTGAAGGCAAGGCCGAAGATGCCAATTCGCTTGCCGGGTAGAGCAAAGATGTCCCGGATGCTGCGACGAAGATGTTCCTCGTTTGCCGGCAGGACCGCTTCCAACATCGGCAGCTTCACGTCCAGGCGTGAGGCACGGAAGGTCAACGCTCGCAGATCCTTTGGCAGGCACGATCCACCGAACGCAAATCCGGGCTTCATGTAAGCAGGCGAAATATTTAGTTTCACGTCCTTACACATGGTTTCCATGACCTGCATAGGATCGACCCCAAGTTCGGCGGCAAGCGAACCAATCTCATTCGCGAAACCGATCTTGACGGCATGGAAGGCATTGCAGGCGTACTTGATCATCTCGGCAGTGCGCAGGGATACGACAGCGCGTTCGACGGGCAAACCGTCATACAAGCCCGCCACGAGCTCAGCAGCAGCCTCTGTGGTCCCGCCAACGACCAGCAAGGATGGCTCCAGGAAGTCCTTGACCGCAGTGCCCTCACGGAGAAACTCCGGATTGGAGGCAACGGCGACATTCGCGTGCGAGGAGAAGATGGTCTCCTGCAGGCTCTCGCAGGTACCGGGAAAGACTGTGCTGCGGACCGTAACGACCAAGGGACGCTCGCGTGGCTGCATCAGATCGGCGATCTCCGCACACACGCGCCGTAGTTGGCTCAGATCGATGTTGCCGTTTGCCTGGGAAGGCGTGCCGACACACAGGAGCACGACGTCGGCCTGTGCGATCGCCTCAGCATCAAGCCCACCCGCCCGTAAACGTCCCGCGGAGACGTTCTGCTCGATCAGTTCTTCGAGCCCCGGCTCGTAGAAGGGCGAACGCCGCTGGTTGATGGTGGATACTTTGTACTGGTCCCGGTCAACACCGAGAACTTTATGGCCCAGGGAAGCAAGACATGCGGAACTGACGCATCCAACATAGCCGAGCCCCATAACGATTACATTCTTACTTGAAGCGCTTTCCATGAACATCCTTGCTGCGGCGCGTATGCACGCGGACGCACGTGAGTGTTATACGTAAAAAGGTTTGAAGGAGTTGTGCCGCAGACATGAAGATCCTCTGGGTCAGTCCTTTTTTCCTTCATCCAACAGATC is a genomic window containing:
- a CDS encoding UDP-glucose dehydrogenase family protein, with amino-acid sequence MESASSKNVIVMGLGYVGCVSSACLASLGHKVLGVDRDQYKVSTINQRRSPFYEPGLEELIEQNVSAGRLRAGGLDAEAIAQADVVLLCVGTPSQANGNIDLSQLRRVCAEIADLMQPRERPLVVTVRSTVFPGTCESLQETIFSSHANVAVASNPEFLREGTAVKDFLEPSLLVVGGTTEAAAELVAGLYDGLPVERAVVSLRTAEMIKYACNAFHAVKIGFANEIGSLAAELGVDPMQVMETMCKDVKLNISPAYMKPGFAFGGSCLPKDLRALTFRASRLDVKLPMLEAVLPANEEHLRRSIRDIFALPGKRIGIFGLAFKEDTDDLRESPVITIVEHLLGKGRETRIFDPHIRLDEIYGSNLSFVVSALPHIGRLMERTLDGLLGAVDAIVIAQKPTAETAAAIRNSGLPVLDLTKLSLKPSRPPAAN